The following are encoded in a window of Helicobacteraceae bacterium genomic DNA:
- a CDS encoding tetratricopeptide repeat protein — MIARQKLAKLKVSPPPLYALARVCDRVKRFLLTDQTPQRVFAPITRAFFIDKLSKIAPIALIAFYLCASTPLFGANAAEEAFSQGLNAYSRGDFQEAIKHFTQVIKIDPNLAEAYNNRGLAYADLGDYGKAIADYTQAIKINPNPAGAYFSRGTAYADLGDYSKAIADYTRAIKIDPNDADAYYNRGNAYDDLGDISKAIADWTRAIKINPDYANAYYNRGLAYAKLGDYSKAIADYTQAIKINPNLAIAYDGRGLAYANLGDTSKAIADYTRAIKINPNLASAYACRGIAYAILGDLKNATKDARKACELGDCELLQYMGENKLLRD; from the coding sequence ATGATCGCTAGGCAAAAGCTTGCGAAGCTAAAGGTTTCGCCCCCCCCCCTGTATGCGTTAGCTCGCGTTTGCGATAGGGTAAAGCGTTTTCTGCTTACCGATCAAACGCCGCAAAGGGTTTTTGCGCCTATAACGAGAGCTTTCTTTATAGATAAACTTTCAAAAATAGCGCCGATCGCGCTAATCGCGTTTTACCTATGCGCCTCTACGCCCTTATTTGGAGCGAACGCCGCGGAGGAGGCGTTTAGTCAAGGACTGAACGCGTATAGTCGCGGCGATTTTCAAGAGGCGATCAAACATTTCACCCAAGTGATCAAGATCGATCCAAACTTAGCGGAGGCTTACAATAATCGCGGACTCGCTTACGCTGATTTAGGCGATTATGGCAAAGCGATCGCGGATTACACCCAAGCGATCAAGATCAATCCAAACCCGGCGGGCGCTTACTTTAGTCGCGGAACCGCTTACGCTGATTTAGGCGACTATAGCAAAGCAATCGCTGATTACACGCGGGCGATTAAGATCGATCCAAACGATGCGGACGCTTACTATAATCGCGGAAACGCTTACGATGATTTAGGCGACATAAGCAAAGCGATCGCGGATTGGACGCGGGCGATTAAGATCAATCCAGATTATGCGAACGCTTACTATAATCGCGGACTCGCTTACGCTAAGTTAGGCGACTATAGCAAAGCGATCGCGGATTACACCCAAGCGATTAAGATCAATCCAAACTTGGCGATTGCTTACGACGGTCGCGGACTCGCTTACGCTAATTTAGGCGACACAAGCAAAGCGATCGCCGATTACACGCGGGCGATTAAGATCAATCCAAACTTGGCGAGCGCTTACGCTTGTCGCGGAATCGCTTACGCTATATTAGGCGATCTAAAAAACGCCACAAAAGACGCTCGCAAAGCGTGCGAACTCGGCGATTGTGAGTTGTTGCAATATATGGGAGAAAATAAACTCTTGCGCGATTAA